One Dictyostelium discoideum AX4 chromosome 3 chromosome, whole genome shotgun sequence genomic region harbors:
- the fsjA gene encoding rRNA -methyltransferase (Similar to uridine-2'-O-), with translation MGKSSKDKRDIYYRKAKEEGWRARSAFKLIQIDEEYQIFEGVKRVVDLCAAPGSWSQVLSRRIYGDGKDPDVKIVAVDLQEMAPLKGVVQIKGDITKYETSKQIISHFDGSLADLIISDGAPDVTGLHDIDFYGQSQLILSALNITTHTLKIGGTFVAKMFKGDDMSLMYSQMKLFFEHVSFVKPSSSRESSLENFILCRNYQPPLNYNPKIIDPALENHNKILNNNNNNSNNNNNCNIDNENDNEFLKTDSLIVPFIACGDLNLGYHLV, from the exons atgggtAAATCATCAAAAGATAAAAGAGATATTTATTATAGAAAAGCTAAAGAAGAAGGATGGAGAGCAAGATCagcatttaaattaattcaaattgatGAGGAATATCAAATTTTTGAAGGTGTTAAACGTGTTGTAGATTTATGTGCAGCACCTGGTAGTTGGAGTCAAGTATTAAGTAGAAGGATTTATGGTGATGGTAAAGATCCAGATGTTAAAATCGTTGCTGTAGATCTTCAAGAGATGGCACCATTAAAAGGTGTCGTTCAAATTAAAGGTGATATTACAAAATATGAAACTTCAAAACAAATCATTTCACATTTTGATGGTTCATTAGCTGATTTAATCATTTCAGATGGTGCTCCTGATG tgaCTGGTTTACATGATATCGATTTTTATGGACAAtcacaattaattttatcagcATTAAATATTACAACACATACATTAAAGATTGGTGGAACATTTGTTGCAAAAATGTTTAAAGGTGATGATATGAGTTTAATGTATTcacaaatgaaattattttttgaacaTGTTTCATTTGTTAAACCAAGTAGTAGTAGAGAATCAAGTcttgaaaattttatattatgtAGAAATTATCAACCAcctttaaattataatcCAAAAATTATTGATCCAGCTTTAGAAaatcataataaaattttaaataataataataataatagtaataataataataattgtaatatagataatgaaaatgataatgaatttttaaaaacagaTAGTTTAATTGTACCATTCATTGCGTgtggtgatttaaatttagggTATCATTTAgtataa
- the jcdH gene encoding transcription factor jumonji, jmjC domain-containing protein, whose translation MSKYNEENLNEDVELYIPHPFGVKPKGNFYFDSFNKDFVDSRKLGLGLFSVFEDNFIIDSILDLLSAEELTKTMNLVSKTFYIYVQEEEQWKMRSINKFSDGEFKYQHSWQYTYKSNCDKSFSKEPIPIQVKYFYSDYLFHIHRCATVDLKQFEHGDSIDRRTNLTFEEFTREYLIPNKPVIISDACKDWAASKNWTRETLAEKCGDVKLYINAGVFMNVKDFFYYSEHCKEEMPMYLFDHYYGEKVPSLLEDYSADAYFKEDLFNVLGDKRPSFRWLLAGPPRSGASFHKDPNHTSAWNAVITGRKKWIMYPPHVVPPGVYPSDDGLEITAPSSIIEWFINFYEKPDNDHDEKDKDSLEQQQQQKENDKKNTRFKLKDKKVNINNQQKQNNNNENDNEIETYETVKPLEGILHAGEMIFVPSGWYHSVLNLEESIAITHNFIDSNNLLKVVDFMATKKKKDLYNEFTNKIEQAYPGKLESLRNAEKQKQEEIKRKEEERLKNKKKSIWETTTNDSNNVPTSKSFSFSFGDDLSDN comes from the exons ATGTCAAAATATAATGAAGAAAACTTAAATGAAGATGTTGAATTATATATTCCACATCCATTTGGTGTAAAACCAAAaggaaatttttattttgattcatttaataaagatttt gTTGATAGTAGAAAATTAGGATTAGGATTATTTTCAGTATTTGaagataattttataattgattcaattttagatttattaagTGCAGAAGAATTAACTAAAACAATGAATTTAGTTAGTAAaacattttatatttatgttCAAGAGGAGGAACAGTGGAAAATGagatcaattaataaattttcagatggtgaatttaaatatcAACATAGTTGGCAATATacatataaatcaaattgtgataaatcattttcaaaggAACCAATACCAATCCAAGTGAAATATTTCTATTccgattatttatttcatattCATAGATGTGCAACAGTTGATCTTAAACAATTTGAACATGGTGATTCAATTGATAGACGTACCAATTTAACATTTGAAGAGTTTACAAGAGAATATTTAATACCAAATAAACCAGTGATCATATCTGATGCATGTAAAGATTGGGCAGCTTCAAAAAATTGGACAAGGGAAACCTTGGCAGAGAAATGCGGTGATGTTAAACTTTACATTAATGCAGGTGTATTTATGAATGTAAAAGATTTCTTTTACTATAGTGAGCATTGTAAAGAAGAAATGCCAATGTATTTATTCGACCATTATTATGGTGAAAAAGTACCATCACTTTTGGAGGATTATTCAGCAGATGCTTATTTCAAAGAGGATTTATTCAATGTATTAGGTGATAAAAGACCATCATTTAGATGGTTATTAGCAGGTCCACCAAGATCAGGTGCTTCATTTCATAAAGATCCAAACCATACATCCGCTTGGAATGCTGTAATCACTGGTCGTAAGAAATGGATAATGTATCCACCACATGTTGTACCACCAGGTGTTTACCCATCTGATGATGGTTTAGAAATTACTGCACCAAGTTCAATAATTGAATGGTTTATTAACTTTTATGAAAAACCTGATAATGATCATGATGAAAAAGACAAAGATAGtttagaacaacaacaacaacaaaaagaaaatgataaaaaaaatacaagatttaaattaaaagataaaaaagttaatattaataatcaacaaaaacaaaataataacaatgaaaatgataatgaaattgaaacttATGAAACAGTTAAACCATTAGAAGGTATTTTACATGCTGGTGAAATGATATTTGTGCCATCTGGTTGGTATCATagtgttttaaatttagagGAATCAATTGCAATCACTCATAATTTCATTGACTCAAATAATCTATTAAAAGTTGTTGATTTTATGGcaacaaagaaaaagaaagatttaTATAAcgaatttacaaataaaattgaacaaGCTTATCCAGGTAAATTAGAGTCACTTAGAAATgctgaaaaacaaaaacaagaagaaattaaaagaaaagaagaagaaagattaaaaaataagaaaaaatcaatttggGAAACTACAActaatgattcaaataatgtaccaacttcaaaatcattttcattctcttttggtgatgatttaagtgataattaa
- the wdr46 gene encoding BING4 C-terminal domain-containing protein, producing the protein MVKDLKLNNNNNKKPSQKTNNNKIIETDNKKNNKNETVDKHWKNSREFNDDDEEEEEEQQQKTNVNKRNNKNDNESDDDDDDEYEKENESDNDNDDKSSKKRKISEFENDKQQDEESDKEDEEKEFELSSKITTINGKPVKVPKGARKYLKGEIVAPTGIKNPFMKTRINKIGELKLESAKAAQKMEMLLQHDVGFIVAENDREKTYKLTQNKIASSVDIQSSGKVFDLALEPNGPYKIQYSKNGRYLLLAGAKGHFSMIDWQRGKKFTERHLASPIRDAVFLQNESMFALAQKKYTYIYNQDGVEMHWLKDHYDPKFLDYLPYHFLLVSATNKGKIIYEDISVGQKVVESFYSGPLSAMCKNPQNAVMNLGFTTGIVQMWIPKSRNPIVKLHCHKSPITSMAVSLSGNHLVTSGLDGMIKIFDLRNTYEEMHAFRTKFTPNSISLSHTNVLAVAGDKETYLWKNPFDTSVKEPYLIHKNASMARNVQFCPFEDVLGIGTDNGFSSILVPGSGIANYDSMEADPFASKKMKREQDIKSLLEKIPHDMISLDPNIIGTIQQGVKTDENKHKRQDKQRQDKNRQFDPKKLEETKQKNKERKEKLESEILNPSSNKSALSRFERR; encoded by the exons atggttaaagatttaaaattaaataataataataataaaaaaccatcacaaaaaacaaataataataaaatcatagAAAccgataataaaaaaaataataaaaatgaaactgTAGATAAACATTGGAAAAACTCAAgagaatttaatgatgatgacgaagaagaggaagaagagcaacaacaaaaaacaaatgtaaataaaagaaacaataaaaatgacAATGAatcagatgatgatgatgacgatgaatatgaaaaagaaaatgaatcagataatgataatgatgataaatcatcaaagaaaagaaaaatttcagaatttgaaaatgataaacaaCAAGATGAAGAATCAGataaagaagatgaagaaaaagaatttgaattatcttcaaaaataacaacaattaatGGTAAACCTGTAAAAGTTCCAAAAGGTGCtagaaaatatttaaaaggtGAAATCGTTGCACCAACT ggtatTAAAAATCCATTTATGAAAActagaataaataaaattggagaattaaaattagaatcaGCAAAAGCAGCACAAAAGATGGAAATGTTATTACAACATGATGTTGGATTTATTGTAGCAGAGAATGATAGAGAGAAAACATATAAATTAACACAAAATAAGATAGCATCAAGTGTTGATATTCAATCTAGTGGTAAAGTGTTTGATTTAGCATTGGAACCTAATGGACCAtataaaattcaatattCAAAGAATGGtagatatttattattggcAGGCGCCAAAGGTCATTTTTCAATGATTGATTGGCAAAGAGGAAAGAAATTCACAGAGAGACATTTAGCATCACCAATTAGGGATGCGGTATTCCTCCAAAATGAATCGATGTTTGCATTGGCACAAAAGAAATATACATACATTTACAATCAAGATGGTGTTGAAATGCATTGGTTAAAGGACCATTACGATCCAAAATTCTTGGACTATCTACCATACCATTTCCTATTGGTATCGGCAACCAATAAAGGTAAGATCATCTATGAGGATATTTCAGTGGGTCAAAAGGTGGTTGAAAGTTTTTATAGCGGACCATTGTCAGCAATGTGTAAAAATCCACAAAATGCTGTAATGAATCTTGGTTTCACCACTGGTATCGTTCAAATGTGGATACCAAAATCAAGAAATCCAATCGTTAAACTTCATTGCCATAAATCACCAATCACATCGATGGCTGTAAGTTTATCGGGCAACCATTTGGTTACCTCTGGTTTGGATGGTATGATTAAAATATTCGATCTTCGTAATACCTATGAGGAGATGCACGCTTTTCGTACTAAATTCACCCCAAATTCAATCTCATTATCCCACACCAATGTATTGGCAGTCGCAGGTGATAAAGAGACTTATCTTTGGAAAAATCCATTCGACACATCAGTTAAAGAACCTTATTTAATTCACAAGAATGCTTCAATGGCTCGTAATGTTCAATTTTGTCCATTTGAAGATGTTTTAGGTATTGGTACTGATAATGGTTTCTCAAGTATATTGGTACCTGGTAGTGGTATTGCAAATTATGATTCCATGGAAGCTGATCCATTCGCTtcaaagaaaatgaagagAGAACAAGATATCAAATCCCTCCTCGAGAAAATTCCACATGATATGATCTCTCTCGATCCAAATATCATTGGTACCATTCAACAAGGTGTTAAAactgatgaaaataaacacAAAAGACAAGATAAACAAAGACAAGATAAAAATCGTCAATTCGATCCAAAGAAACTTGAAGAAACTAAACAAAAGaataaagaaagaaaagaaaaacttGAATCTGAAATACTTAAtccatcatcaaataaatctGCTTTATCAAGATTTGAAAgaagataa